One region of Variovorax sp. J2L1-78 genomic DNA includes:
- a CDS encoding porin → MIKRCLWGAMAALSLSAHAQSSVTIYGIIDAGITYIDNQGGGTQYKFADGVNYGNRLGFRGTEDLGGGLRALFNLEMGFNLRNGTLGQGGRAFGRQSWVGLESASLGTVTLGRQYDFVRDYLTQFNYGGFASVYAGHQGDYDRISGKQMDNTIKYVTPSVGGFTAGAMFAFGEQIDAFNTKTAFSLGSGYKNGPLSVGAAYVRLNDTNVYPYAQTGVFSFMGVPVAVADPATNTVTDLYGTTGSGFLVDKQEIAGIGISYNFEKFLLAANTTATKFTKGDNSTTQHVYELGGMYFLGGPWALVGGYQHVTMADDKWDQYTGGVRYSLSKRTTLYASASYLHASSNVDASQGAGFYTLPSNDNSQTTYRVALVHTF, encoded by the coding sequence ATGATCAAGCGTTGTCTTTGGGGTGCGATGGCCGCCTTGTCCTTGTCGGCCCATGCGCAGAGTTCGGTCACCATCTACGGCATCATCGATGCGGGTATTACCTATATCGACAATCAGGGGGGCGGAACGCAATACAAATTCGCCGACGGGGTCAATTACGGAAATCGTCTCGGATTTCGAGGCACCGAAGACCTGGGGGGCGGCTTGCGTGCGCTGTTCAATCTCGAAATGGGCTTCAACCTGCGCAATGGAACCCTGGGCCAGGGCGGTCGCGCCTTCGGCCGGCAATCGTGGGTCGGGCTGGAAAGCGCTTCGCTCGGCACCGTGACCCTGGGCCGCCAGTACGACTTCGTGCGGGACTATCTCACCCAGTTCAACTACGGCGGCTTCGCCAGTGTCTACGCCGGCCACCAGGGCGACTACGACCGCATTTCCGGCAAGCAGATGGACAACACCATCAAGTACGTGACGCCCAGTGTCGGCGGCTTCACGGCAGGCGCCATGTTCGCGTTCGGCGAGCAGATCGACGCCTTCAACACCAAGACGGCCTTCAGCCTGGGCAGTGGCTACAAGAACGGTCCGCTGAGCGTCGGCGCTGCCTATGTACGGCTCAACGACACCAACGTCTATCCGTACGCGCAGACCGGTGTGTTCTCGTTCATGGGGGTTCCCGTGGCGGTCGCCGATCCCGCCACGAACACCGTGACCGATCTCTACGGGACGACGGGTTCGGGCTTTCTCGTGGACAAGCAGGAAATCGCCGGCATCGGCATCAGCTACAACTTCGAGAAGTTCCTGCTCGCGGCCAACACCACGGCCACCAAGTTCACCAAGGGCGACAACAGCACGACACAGCACGTGTACGAGCTCGGCGGGATGTACTTCCTCGGCGGCCCGTGGGCACTCGTCGGCGGCTACCAGCACGTGACCATGGCCGACGACAAGTGGGACCAGTACACCGGGGGGGTGCGCTACAGCCTGTCCAAGCGCACCACCCTCTACGCATCGGCGTCCTATCTGCATGCGTCGTCGAATGTCGATGCCTCGCAAGGCGCCGGCTTCTACACGCTGCCCTCGAACGACAACTCGCAGACGACCTACCGCGTCGCGCTGGTCCATACCTTCTGA
- a CDS encoding TauD/TfdA dioxygenase family protein: MTIAETLSIRKLKDNYGAEVLGVDVSARDADTLQEVVNTFNLHGAVLLRGQSLTPEQLVNFARAFGQPEGHTIKEHTMPGFPEIYMLSNREVNGKPIGSHRDGVGWHTDYSYKEEPVMCTMLYAVEVPAEGGDTLLADMCAAYDALPEAKRAELDGLKVHHSYEHLMTTRLYAKRELSPELKAENPDVIHPLIRTHPANGRKALWPSSGTVKGVIGMENPAGVDLVDSLVAYGTQDQFVYRHQWQVGDLLVWDNRCSLHTGSLFDDKKYIREAHRLWVKGDRPF, from the coding sequence ATGACCATCGCAGAGACCCTTTCCATCCGCAAACTCAAGGACAACTACGGCGCCGAAGTGCTCGGCGTCGACGTGTCCGCCCGCGACGCCGACACGCTGCAGGAGGTCGTGAACACCTTCAACCTGCATGGCGCCGTGCTGCTGCGCGGCCAGTCGCTCACCCCCGAGCAACTGGTGAACTTCGCGCGCGCCTTCGGCCAGCCCGAAGGCCACACCATCAAGGAGCACACGATGCCGGGCTTTCCGGAGATCTACATGCTCTCCAACCGCGAAGTGAACGGCAAGCCGATCGGCAGCCACCGTGACGGCGTGGGCTGGCACACCGACTACTCCTACAAGGAAGAGCCGGTGATGTGCACGATGCTCTACGCGGTCGAGGTGCCGGCCGAGGGCGGCGACACGCTGCTGGCCGACATGTGCGCGGCCTACGACGCGCTGCCCGAAGCCAAGCGCGCCGAGCTCGACGGCCTGAAGGTGCACCACAGCTACGAGCACCTGATGACCACGCGGCTCTATGCCAAGCGGGAACTCTCGCCCGAACTCAAGGCTGAGAACCCCGACGTGATCCATCCGCTGATCCGCACGCACCCGGCCAACGGGCGCAAGGCGCTGTGGCCCAGCAGCGGCACGGTCAAGGGCGTGATCGGCATGGAGAACCCCGCGGGCGTCGACCTGGTCGATTCGCTGGTCGCGTACGGCACGCAGGATCAGTTCGTCTACCGCCACCAGTGGCAGGTGGGTGACCTGCTGGTGTGGGACAACCGCTGTTCGCTGCACACCGGCTCGCTGTTCGACGACAAGAAGTACATCCGCGAGGCGCATCGTCTCTGGGTCAAGGGCGACCGTCCCTTCTGA
- a CDS encoding ABC transporter substrate-binding protein: protein MINRRNFTQSVPAGIAGLLLAQWGIDANAAAEQVRIAYPIDVPSWDPSKSAAPNPTALFKCVFDQPLEYTPDSKLQPGVVKHYEWLDKEGLVLQVDLRDDVFFHNGDKLTSEDFKFTFFDRLRAEKGLQLSFIWSGITAIETPSPTRAVIRFSKPMVTAPQFLGYSAAFILPKAYYEKVGLDGFLAKPVGSGPYKLVDYQRDSSITLEAFDRYWRGPAKIRKIVFQVVKDPTTRVSAVQSGQVQLAAALPMREALRLGQSPGLANSLTPTVDTYLVQMVNSGPLVDRNVRLAMHHAIDKQALSKAFFNSIAAPLSTAAAPGTPAYAPDYTFAFDPARSQALLKESGYGPGKPVQFRFFATNGIYPNDFEMARALVQMWKKVGIDAALEVIEPAQYYTKVQAGKLEGPTLWFWTNATGDPELSAGYYLDPKKSFSVWRSPDVSTHLDPLLVELNLEKRIEGYKKFHVWAVEQGYSLPLVQGVSTVAYAKAEAGYKPFRNGWILPYYWSA, encoded by the coding sequence ATGATCAATCGCCGCAATTTCACGCAGTCCGTTCCCGCCGGCATCGCCGGCCTGCTGCTCGCGCAATGGGGCATCGATGCCAACGCCGCGGCGGAGCAGGTGCGCATCGCCTACCCGATCGATGTGCCGAGCTGGGACCCGAGCAAGAGCGCGGCGCCCAACCCGACCGCGCTCTTCAAGTGCGTATTCGACCAGCCGCTCGAATACACGCCCGACTCCAAGCTGCAGCCCGGCGTAGTCAAGCACTACGAGTGGCTCGACAAGGAGGGCCTGGTGCTGCAGGTCGACCTGCGCGACGACGTGTTCTTTCACAACGGCGACAAGCTCACGTCGGAAGATTTCAAGTTCACCTTCTTCGACCGCCTGCGCGCCGAGAAGGGGCTGCAGCTGAGCTTCATCTGGAGCGGCATCACGGCCATCGAGACGCCGTCGCCCACGCGTGCGGTCATCCGTTTCAGCAAGCCGATGGTCACGGCGCCGCAGTTCCTCGGCTACAGCGCGGCCTTCATCCTGCCCAAGGCCTATTACGAGAAGGTCGGGCTCGACGGCTTCCTCGCCAAGCCTGTCGGCTCGGGGCCGTACAAGCTGGTCGACTACCAGCGCGACTCGAGCATCACGCTCGAGGCCTTCGACCGCTACTGGCGCGGCCCGGCGAAGATTCGCAAGATCGTGTTCCAGGTCGTGAAGGACCCGACCACGCGCGTCTCGGCCGTGCAGTCCGGCCAGGTGCAGCTGGCCGCTGCGCTGCCGATGCGCGAGGCGCTGCGCCTGGGCCAGAGTCCGGGCCTGGCCAACAGCCTCACGCCCACGGTCGACACCTACCTCGTGCAGATGGTCAACAGCGGCCCGCTGGTCGACAGGAACGTGCGCCTCGCCATGCACCACGCGATCGACAAGCAGGCCCTCTCCAAGGCCTTCTTCAACAGCATCGCGGCGCCGCTCTCGACCGCGGCGGCGCCCGGCACCCCGGCCTATGCACCCGACTACACCTTCGCCTTCGACCCGGCCCGCTCGCAGGCGCTGCTGAAGGAGTCCGGTTATGGCCCCGGCAAGCCCGTGCAGTTCCGCTTCTTCGCCACCAACGGCATCTACCCCAACGATTTCGAGATGGCCCGCGCCCTCGTGCAGATGTGGAAGAAGGTCGGCATCGACGCGGCGCTGGAGGTGATCGAGCCGGCCCAGTACTACACCAAGGTGCAGGCCGGCAAGCTCGAGGGCCCGACGCTCTGGTTCTGGACCAACGCCACCGGCGACCCGGAGCTGTCGGCCGGCTACTACCTGGACCCGAAGAAAAGCTTCTCGGTCTGGCGCAGCCCCGATGTCTCGACGCATCTCGATCCGCTGCTGGTCGAACTCAATCTGGAGAAGCGCATCGAGGGCTACAAGAAATTCCACGTCTGGGCGGTGGAGCAAGGCTATTCGCTGCCGCTGGTGCAGGGCGTGTCCACCGTGGCCTATGCCAAGGCCGAGGCCGGCTACAAGCCGTTCCGGAACGGGTGGATCCTGCCGTACTACTGGAGCGCCTGA
- a CDS encoding aromatic ring-hydroxylating oxygenase subunit alpha, protein MSVQKAQALPPVCYTDRNFYEFEKEAVFNHEWLCVGRESWVTRPGDYFTTKIIGEPLVIARNRAGEIKAMSSVCQHRAMLVAEGHGNTNAFLCPYHHWAYSLDGDLIGAPAMEQTLGFDKKAFCLPTLKVEVWQGFVFVNFDPMAEPLAPRLAEVTEALANFDLAHLDGPRPDKPAHFAWNWKVMFENNNDGYHANRLHHGPLHDFVPSAMASFPDLPETTAGYYRFNGTLHQDASFNATQKAILPVFPKLNTEERNRMMFANIPPTLSLVMMSDMVIYMILRADGPETHEMDTGLLFAPGAMKDPLFQQRMAMNMHAANEIIAQDLHVDELVQVGLRSRFATRGRYSWQEQAQREFNNWLVPRYQAAWKASGKKAARIPIHQAEARTDAVTHDC, encoded by the coding sequence TTGTCCGTTCAAAAGGCGCAGGCACTGCCCCCGGTGTGCTACACGGATCGCAATTTCTACGAGTTCGAAAAAGAGGCGGTCTTCAACCACGAATGGCTGTGCGTCGGCCGCGAGTCGTGGGTGACCCGGCCCGGCGATTACTTCACCACGAAGATCATCGGCGAGCCGCTCGTCATCGCGCGCAACCGCGCCGGTGAGATCAAGGCGATGTCGTCGGTGTGCCAGCACCGCGCCATGCTGGTGGCCGAGGGCCACGGCAACACCAACGCCTTTCTCTGCCCGTACCACCACTGGGCCTATTCGCTCGACGGCGACCTGATCGGCGCGCCCGCCATGGAGCAGACCCTGGGCTTTGACAAGAAGGCCTTCTGCCTGCCGACGCTGAAGGTCGAGGTCTGGCAGGGCTTCGTCTTCGTGAACTTCGATCCCATGGCCGAGCCGCTGGCACCGCGCCTGGCCGAGGTGACCGAAGCGCTGGCCAACTTCGACCTGGCCCATCTCGACGGCCCGCGGCCCGACAAGCCGGCTCACTTCGCGTGGAACTGGAAGGTCATGTTCGAGAACAACAACGACGGCTACCACGCCAACCGGCTGCACCACGGCCCGCTGCACGACTTCGTGCCGAGCGCGATGGCGAGCTTTCCGGACCTGCCCGAGACCACCGCCGGCTACTACCGCTTCAACGGCACGCTGCACCAGGACGCGAGCTTCAACGCGACGCAGAAGGCCATCCTGCCGGTGTTCCCCAAGCTCAACACCGAAGAGCGCAACCGCATGATGTTCGCCAACATCCCGCCCACGCTGTCGCTGGTGATGATGAGCGACATGGTCATCTACATGATCCTGCGCGCCGACGGCCCCGAGACGCACGAGATGGACACCGGCCTCTTGTTCGCGCCCGGCGCCATGAAGGACCCGCTGTTCCAGCAGCGCATGGCGATGAACATGCACGCGGCCAACGAGATCATCGCGCAGGACCTGCATGTCGACGAGCTGGTGCAGGTGGGCCTGCGCTCGCGCTTCGCCACGCGCGGACGCTATTCGTGGCAGGAGCAGGCGCAGCGCGAGTTCAACAACTGGCTGGTGCCGCGCTACCAGGCCGCCTGGAAAGCCAGCGGCAAGAAGGCCGCGCGCATTCCGATCCACCAGGCCGAGGCCCGGACCGACGCTGTCACCCACGACTGCTGA
- a CDS encoding ABC transporter permease, translating into MLTSPALSTPASTGRLSAIAGRSLAAMPTVWRILWRVPMLLALAALVFFVLRVLPADPMGMLLPPSATPADVKALTEALGLDKPIPVQFGIWLGNALHGDLGRTLTSGLQVTPLILKALPTTLQLIACGLLLGMVFGIGGGLLAFRYRGTRIERAVEVVNSISISVPEFLWAILLILGVGIGLKLLPFLGQLDAGLTVPNVTGFLLVDAVVAGDFAALWSALKHLALPAFALSLGIAPPLMRILHSSLLDAYTEDYVSAARLRGLSENRILVRHALKNAALPTVSMLGIQASTVIGGTLLIETIFGFPGIGSLMVNAIGAHDLPMIQGLALTYAVAVQAVNMVTDAVLLLLNPRLRTP; encoded by the coding sequence ATGCTCACCTCTCCCGCCCTGTCCACGCCGGCATCGACCGGCCGCCTGAGCGCCATCGCCGGGCGCAGCCTCGCCGCGATGCCGACCGTGTGGCGCATCCTGTGGCGCGTGCCGATGCTGCTGGCCCTCGCGGCGCTCGTGTTCTTCGTGCTGCGCGTGTTGCCCGCCGACCCGATGGGCATGTTGCTGCCGCCGAGCGCGACGCCGGCCGACGTGAAGGCGCTGACCGAAGCGCTCGGCCTCGACAAACCGATTCCGGTGCAGTTCGGCATCTGGCTGGGCAACGCGTTGCACGGCGACCTCGGTCGCACGCTGACGTCGGGGCTGCAGGTCACGCCGCTCATCCTGAAGGCGCTGCCGACCACGCTGCAGCTGATCGCCTGCGGCCTCTTGCTGGGCATGGTGTTCGGCATCGGCGGCGGGCTGCTGGCCTTTCGCTACCGCGGCACGCGCATCGAGCGCGCGGTGGAAGTCGTCAACAGCATCTCGATCTCGGTGCCCGAGTTCCTCTGGGCCATCCTGCTGATCCTCGGCGTGGGCATCGGGCTGAAGCTGCTGCCCTTCCTCGGGCAGCTCGACGCCGGCCTGACGGTGCCGAACGTGACCGGCTTCCTGCTGGTCGACGCCGTGGTGGCCGGTGACTTCGCCGCGCTGTGGAGCGCGCTGAAGCACCTGGCACTGCCCGCCTTCGCCCTGTCGCTGGGCATCGCGCCGCCGCTGATGCGCATCCTGCATTCGAGCCTGCTCGACGCCTACACCGAGGACTACGTGTCGGCCGCCCGCCTGCGCGGCCTGAGCGAGAACCGCATCCTGGTGCGCCATGCGCTCAAGAACGCGGCGCTGCCGACCGTCAGCATGCTGGGCATCCAGGCCAGCACGGTGATCGGCGGCACGCTGCTGATCGAGACCATCTTCGGCTTTCCCGGCATCGGCAGCCTGATGGTCAACGCCATCGGCGCGCACGACCTGCCGATGATCCAGGGCCTGGCGCTGACCTACGCCGTCGCCGTGCAGGCGGTGAACATGGTCACCGATGCGGTCCTGCTGCTGCTCAACCCCCGACTGCGCACGCCATGA
- a CDS encoding ABC transporter permease, producing the protein MSSLALPASAPLRRVLGEPRVVIGVSLLLLLIALAIFAPWLAPHAPNEQDLLNTVLPPAWAPGGDPSFPLGTDALGQCILSRLIYSTRVTVIIALTAPLGAALLGCTLALIAGYRGGRIEWAILRMVDLWMSFPAIVLALVLMVALSPGLLNVIVAIILVDWTRFCRVIRADVVVLRRKDYVAAARITGASHWQVVMKDIVPGILPTLISLISLEMGISVVAESILSFVGMSVEPNVPTWGVMIADGLKSVFSSPWGLIAPVGCTVLTVLATTCLGDGLRRTTDPRLFNRSGT; encoded by the coding sequence ATGAGCTCCCTCGCACTCCCCGCATCGGCACCGCTTCGGCGCGTGCTCGGCGAACCCCGCGTCGTCATCGGCGTCAGCCTGCTGCTGCTCCTGATCGCGCTCGCGATCTTCGCCCCCTGGCTCGCGCCGCACGCGCCCAACGAGCAGGACCTGCTCAATACCGTGCTGCCGCCCGCGTGGGCGCCGGGCGGCGATCCCAGCTTTCCGCTGGGCACCGACGCGCTCGGCCAGTGCATCCTCTCGCGCCTGATCTACAGCACACGCGTCACGGTGATCATCGCGCTCACCGCCCCGCTGGGGGCTGCGCTGCTGGGCTGCACGCTGGCGCTCATCGCGGGCTACCGCGGCGGGCGCATCGAGTGGGCCATCCTGCGCATGGTCGACCTGTGGATGTCCTTCCCCGCCATCGTGCTCGCACTGGTGCTGATGGTCGCGCTCTCGCCCGGCCTGCTCAACGTGATCGTCGCCATCATCCTGGTCGACTGGACGCGCTTTTGCCGCGTGATCCGCGCCGACGTGGTGGTGCTGCGCCGCAAGGACTACGTGGCCGCGGCGCGCATCACCGGCGCCTCGCACTGGCAGGTGGTGATGAAGGACATCGTGCCCGGCATCCTGCCGACGCTGATCTCGCTGATCAGCCTGGAGATGGGCATCTCGGTGGTCGCGGAAAGCATCCTGTCCTTCGTCGGCATGTCGGTCGAGCCCAACGTGCCGACCTGGGGCGTGATGATCGCCGACGGCCTCAAGAGCGTGTTCAGTTCGCCGTGGGGCCTGATCGCGCCGGTGGGGTGCACCGTGCTCACGGTGCTTGCGACCACCTGCCTGGGCGACGGCCTGCGCCGCACCACCGACCCCCGCCTGTTCAATCGTTCGGGGACCTGA
- a CDS encoding dipeptide ABC transporter ATP-binding protein: MSLAHAIPYASAVPPLPPVQARPAGAVLLEARGLTVSAPGRPERLQVLRDVSFTLRAGATLGLVGESGAGKSMLGRVIARHLPDGFTVDAGTLRFGHGDGDGEGGVDLLGMPAEAHRALLGARIAFIPQEPMTALNPVLTIGQQLQEHLLRLGVAKDEWRERATAMLAEVRIHQPAQVLDKYAFQLSGGMCQRVMIAMAFAGDPQLVVSDEATTALDASTQAHIVTLIRGLQERRGTGVIFVTHDLGLAAHVCDELVVLYAGEMAERGPAKRIFTRSLHPYTQALQRANPHLTGPRRLLFSLPGQMPGISDFPSLKGCRFQPRCAVATEACATAVPAMREVLPDHHVRCVHGAAAPEPLLAADASDATIFHAPRMSDAPFLQVEGLSKVYTPRGGWLRRDAGVHAVKDVDLTIAPGEFVGIVGESGSGKSSLARLVMGLETPSEGRILLNGKALVARAEDWARRIASIQMIFQDARSALNPRRRVQSLVTQSMESRPNLHSDRQARARELVADVGLAPDMLTRFPSQMSGGQRQRVNIGRALCDLPQLLVADEIVSGLDVSVQAQILNLLLRIRREHKISLLLISHDLAVVRYLCSRVLVMHQGVVVESGETEAVLANPQHAYTKSLLAAVPPRDLGVRWPQ, encoded by the coding sequence ATGAGCCTCGCCCACGCCATCCCCTACGCATCGGCCGTGCCGCCGCTGCCGCCCGTTCAGGCCAGGCCCGCCGGCGCCGTCCTGCTCGAAGCCCGCGGTCTGACCGTCTCGGCGCCCGGCCGGCCCGAGCGCCTGCAGGTGCTGCGCGACGTGAGCTTCACACTGCGCGCCGGCGCGACGCTCGGCCTGGTTGGCGAATCCGGCGCCGGCAAGAGCATGCTCGGCCGCGTGATCGCGCGCCACCTGCCCGACGGCTTCACGGTCGATGCCGGCACGCTGCGCTTCGGCCATGGCGATGGCGATGGCGAGGGCGGCGTCGACCTGCTCGGCATGCCCGCTGAGGCGCACCGCGCCTTGCTGGGCGCGCGCATCGCCTTCATCCCGCAGGAGCCGATGACCGCGCTGAACCCGGTGCTCACCATCGGCCAGCAGCTGCAGGAGCACCTGCTGCGCCTGGGCGTGGCGAAGGACGAATGGCGCGAGCGCGCCACCGCGATGCTGGCCGAGGTGCGCATCCACCAGCCGGCGCAGGTGCTCGACAAGTACGCCTTCCAGCTCTCGGGCGGCATGTGCCAGCGCGTGATGATCGCGATGGCTTTCGCCGGAGACCCGCAGCTGGTGGTGTCCGACGAGGCCACCACGGCGCTCGACGCCAGCACGCAGGCGCACATCGTCACGCTGATCCGCGGGCTGCAGGAGCGGCGCGGCACCGGTGTGATCTTCGTGACGCACGACCTCGGCCTGGCCGCGCACGTGTGCGACGAGCTGGTGGTGCTCTATGCCGGCGAGATGGCCGAGCGCGGCCCGGCCAAGCGCATCTTCACGCGCTCGCTGCACCCCTACACGCAGGCGCTGCAGCGCGCCAACCCGCACCTCACCGGCCCACGCCGCCTGCTGTTTTCGCTGCCGGGCCAGATGCCGGGCATCAGCGACTTCCCGTCGCTGAAGGGCTGCCGCTTCCAGCCGCGCTGCGCGGTGGCGACCGAGGCCTGCGCGACGGCCGTGCCCGCGATGCGCGAGGTGCTCCCCGACCACCACGTGCGCTGCGTGCATGGCGCAGCCGCGCCCGAGCCGCTGCTGGCCGCCGACGCGAGCGACGCGACGATCTTCCACGCACCGCGCATGAGCGACGCGCCCTTTCTGCAGGTCGAGGGCCTGTCGAAGGTCTACACCCCGCGCGGCGGCTGGTTGCGGCGCGATGCCGGCGTGCATGCGGTGAAGGATGTCGACCTGACCATCGCGCCCGGCGAATTCGTCGGCATCGTGGGCGAGAGCGGCAGCGGCAAGTCGAGTCTCGCCCGGCTGGTGATGGGGCTGGAGACGCCGAGCGAAGGCCGCATCCTGCTCAACGGCAAGGCGTTGGTCGCGAGGGCGGAAGACTGGGCGCGCCGCATCGCATCGATCCAGATGATCTTCCAGGACGCGCGCTCGGCGCTCAACCCGCGGCGGCGTGTGCAGAGCCTGGTCACGCAGTCGATGGAGAGCCGGCCGAACCTGCACAGCGACCGCCAGGCGCGTGCCCGCGAGCTGGTGGCCGACGTCGGCCTCGCACCCGACATGCTCACGCGCTTTCCGTCGCAGATGTCGGGCGGCCAGCGCCAGCGCGTGAACATCGGCCGCGCGCTGTGCGACCTGCCGCAACTGCTGGTGGCCGACGAGATCGTCTCGGGCCTCGACGTGTCGGTGCAGGCGCAGATCCTCAACCTGCTGCTGCGCATCCGCCGCGAACACAAGATTTCGCTGCTGCTGATCTCGCACGACCTCGCGGTGGTGCGCTACCTGTGCAGCCGCGTGCTGGTGATGCACCAGGGCGTGGTGGTGGAAAGTGGTGAGACCGAGGCGGTGCTGGCCAACCCGCAGCACGCCTACACGAAGAGCCTGCTGGCGGCCGTGCCGCCGCGTGACCTCGGCGTGCGCTGGCCGCAGTGA
- a CDS encoding TauD/TfdA dioxygenase family protein: MQYETIQVAPMTLTIGAEIGGVDLTQPLHAQQVHEIHEALMRHQVVFFRDQKLDFESHQRFARHYGDLVLHTGGFGVEGYPYVVPIHGDANSKSVAGESWHSDLSCNEEPPMGSILHLHIVPPIGGDTLFSSQYAAYEALSDRMKGYLDGLTAVHDAEHIYRKYTTDPNKRFPATAQPIVRTHPVTKRKCLFADAQYTTHIVGLDKPESDAILKFLFAHCQNPNFQVRFRWQPHSVAFWDNRCVEHHAVWDYFPQTRSGHRVTIQGDKPF, translated from the coding sequence ATGCAGTACGAGACGATCCAGGTGGCGCCGATGACGCTCACCATCGGCGCCGAGATCGGTGGCGTCGACCTCACGCAGCCGCTGCACGCGCAGCAGGTGCACGAGATCCACGAGGCCCTGATGAGGCACCAGGTGGTGTTCTTTCGCGACCAGAAGCTGGACTTCGAATCGCACCAGCGCTTCGCGCGCCACTACGGCGATCTGGTGCTGCACACCGGTGGCTTCGGTGTCGAGGGCTATCCGTACGTGGTGCCGATCCATGGCGATGCGAATTCGAAGTCGGTGGCCGGCGAGAGCTGGCATTCGGACCTCAGCTGCAACGAGGAGCCGCCGATGGGCAGCATCCTGCACCTGCACATCGTGCCGCCGATCGGTGGCGACACGCTGTTCTCGAGCCAGTACGCGGCCTACGAGGCACTGTCCGACCGCATGAAGGGCTACCTCGACGGCCTGACGGCCGTGCACGACGCCGAGCACATCTACCGCAAGTACACGACCGACCCGAACAAGCGTTTTCCGGCGACCGCGCAGCCCATCGTGCGCACGCACCCGGTGACGAAGCGCAAGTGCCTGTTCGCCGACGCGCAGTACACGACGCACATCGTGGGCCTCGACAAGCCCGAGAGCGACGCGATCCTGAAGTTCCTGTTCGCGCACTGCCAGAACCCGAACTTCCAGGTGCGCTTCCGCTGGCAGCCGCACTCGGTCGCTTTCTGGGACAACCGCTGCGTCGAGCACCACGCGGTGTGGGACTACTTTCCGCAGACACGCTCCGGGCATCGCGTGACCATCCAGGGCGACAAGCCCTTCTGA